In one Alnus glutinosa chromosome 12, dhAlnGlut1.1, whole genome shotgun sequence genomic region, the following are encoded:
- the LOC133852551 gene encoding zinc finger BED domain-containing protein RICESLEEPER 2-like, with the protein MESDSHELEPIEAYENEDSLEISDKATVEATIELVQDTPINEDPNEKNVYKKKPRKKTSTYVGSKNKQKVLSVESNAYGDVGIISNFQFDENKVKELLAHMILYHEYPCRMVEHVLFNKFIKACTPHWKKISRATAKSLCFATYDFEKKKLKALLNRVPKVNITTDMWTSCQKVSYMVVTCHFIDFDWQLNRRVLNFCNIPPPHSGLLIADGLHKCFRDWGIESKFCSITVDNAKANDVALRHLRDVFNMRKSLVVGGKLFHVRCCAHITNLMVQDGLGEIGDIVDCVRDGIKFLIASEGRLKQFTEIAKNLHLSSKKLFLDVPTRWNSTYLMLSAAYEFKDVFSMYRFNDRQFTWVPSHEDWDKVKSVCELLGVFNRVTKIVSGSDYPTSNLFLPEI; encoded by the exons ATGGAGAGTGATTCGCATGAACTTGAGCCAATTGAAGCGTATGAGAATGAGGATTCTCTTGAAATTAGTGATAAGGCTACTGTTGAAGCAACCATTGAGTTGGTTCAAGATACTCCTATTAATGAGGATCCAAATGAAAAGAATGTATATAAGAAAAAGCCTAGGAAGAAAACTTCTACT TACGTAGGTTCAAAGAATAAGCAAAAGGTTTTGTCAGTTGAGAGTAATGCGTATGGTGATGTGGGCATCATTTCAAATTTCCAGTTTGATGAAAATAAGGTGAAAGAACTATTAGCTCACATGATCTTGTATCATGAATATCCTTGTAGAATGGTGGAGCATGTGTTGTTTAATAAGTTTATAAAAGCTTGTACCCCgcattggaaaaaaatttctcgAGCTACCGCTAAGAGTCTTTGTTTTGCCACTTatgattttgagaagaaaaagttGAAAGCTTTATTGAATCGGGTCCCTAAAGTTAACATCACAACTGACATGTGGACTTCTTGTCAGAAGGTTTCTTATATGGTTGTGACATGTCATTTTATAGATTTTGACTGGCAGTTAAATAGGCGTGTGTTGAACTTTTGTAATATTCCGCCTCCACACTCTGGACTTCTTATTGCTGATGGACTTCATAAATGTTTTAGAGACTGGGGTATTGAGAGTAAATTTTGTTCAATAACTGTAGATAATGCCAAGGCAAATGATGTAGCATTGAGGCACTTGAGAGATGTTTTTAATATGAGAAAATCGCTTGTAGTTGGGGGCAAGTTGTTTCATGTGCGTTGTTGTGCACACATAACTAATTTGATGGTTCAGGATGGTCTTGGCGAGATTGGAGATATTGTTGATTGTGTGAGGGACGGAATAAAATTCTTGATAGCATCTGAGGGAAGATTAAAGCAATTTACTGAAATTGCAAAGAACTTGCATTTGTCATCCAAGAAGTTATTTTTGGACGTACCTACTCGTTGGAACAGTACATATTTGATGTTGTCAGCTGCATATGAGTTTAAGGATGTATTTTCTATGTATAGATTCAACGATCGTCAATTTACTTGGGTGCCATCGCATGAAGATTGGGATAAAGTCAAATCTGTCTGTGAACTTTTGGGGGTCTTTAATCGAGTAACCAAGATTGTATCTGGTAGTGACTATCCAACATCAAATTTATTCCTTCCTGAAATTTAG